From the genome of bacterium, one region includes:
- a CDS encoding NAD(P)/FAD-dependent oxidoreductase gives MAEYDLVVIGTGHAGSTPAYACRKAGWSVAIIDKRPFGGTCALRGCDPKKVLVGVADVVDWYRRMQGRGAVGEHLRLDWPALIRFKRTFTEPVPEDREAGFRDAGIATYHGIARFLDPSTIQVGDRTLTARRIVIAVGARPQTLHIPGEEHLTTSTQFLELEALPRRIVLVGGGYIAAEFAHVAARAGAEATIVHRGTRPLEGFDPDLVDQWQRATRDAGINLELNAAVEAVEKRGTGLIVHAASGAHKHAYEADLVVHAAGRVPEIDDLDHEKGNVRAETRGVVVNEYLQSVSNPAVYAGGDSAASAGLPLTPVAGMDGEVIAANLLKGNQRKPDYSAVPTVVFSLPPLAAVGLREEVAEARGLRFTVKHEDMSDWYSSRRIGNAYASYKVLVDEEEDRILGAHVLGPHADDVINLFALAMRAGVKASAVRNALYAYPSASGDISYMV, from the coding sequence ATGGCTGAGTACGACCTCGTCGTGATCGGCACGGGGCACGCCGGCTCAACGCCGGCCTATGCCTGTCGCAAGGCCGGATGGTCGGTGGCGATCATCGACAAGCGACCATTCGGCGGTACCTGCGCCCTCCGCGGTTGCGATCCGAAGAAGGTGCTGGTTGGCGTCGCGGATGTGGTCGATTGGTACAGGCGCATGCAGGGCCGAGGCGCTGTCGGAGAGCATCTGCGCCTCGATTGGCCGGCGCTAATTCGGTTCAAGCGCACTTTTACCGAGCCGGTCCCCGAAGATCGGGAAGCGGGATTTCGGGACGCCGGCATCGCCACGTATCACGGGATTGCGCGGTTCCTTGATCCGTCGACGATCCAGGTCGGCGACCGAACGCTGACGGCCCGTCGCATCGTGATTGCGGTCGGCGCCCGTCCGCAGACCCTGCACATCCCGGGTGAGGAGCACCTCACCACCAGCACGCAGTTCCTCGAGCTCGAAGCACTGCCCAGGCGTATCGTGCTCGTCGGCGGAGGTTACATCGCCGCCGAGTTCGCCCATGTGGCCGCCCGGGCGGGCGCCGAGGCAACGATTGTGCACCGGGGGACGCGTCCACTTGAAGGGTTCGACCCCGATCTGGTGGACCAGTGGCAAAGAGCCACGCGGGACGCCGGCATTAACCTCGAGCTCAATGCCGCGGTGGAGGCGGTGGAGAAGCGAGGTACGGGGCTGATCGTGCACGCCGCAAGCGGTGCCCACAAACACGCCTACGAAGCTGATTTGGTCGTGCACGCGGCCGGGCGGGTCCCCGAGATTGATGACCTGGATCACGAGAAGGGCAATGTCAGGGCCGAGACGCGGGGGGTCGTCGTTAACGAGTATCTCCAGAGCGTCAGTAACCCGGCCGTGTACGCTGGCGGCGACAGCGCGGCGAGCGCGGGCTTGCCCCTCACGCCGGTCGCTGGCATGGACGGCGAGGTCATTGCGGCGAATCTGTTAAAGGGGAACCAGCGGAAACCCGACTACAGCGCGGTTCCGACCGTCGTGTTCTCCCTTCCGCCGCTGGCGGCGGTGGGATTGCGCGAAGAGGTCGCCGAGGCGCGGGGCCTTCGCTTCACCGTGAAACACGAGGACATGTCGGACTGGTATTCGTCTCGCCGAATCGGCAACGCATACGCGAGCTACAAGGTGCTGGTGGACGAGGAGGAGGACCGAATTCTCGGCGCCCACGTCCTCGGTCCTCACGCGGACGATGTCATCAACCTGTTTGCCCTCGCGATGCGCGCCGGGGTGAAGGCAAGCGCGGTGAGGAATGCGCTGTATGCGTATCCGTCAGCGTCGGGAGACATCAGTTATATGGTGTGA
- a CDS encoding amylo-alpha-1,6-glucosidase: protein MRKIGPGACGTVLESPLVRFGREICGDLPSGIRREWIVTNGLGGYASGTLAGIATRRYHGLLVAALTPPVGRTVLVGGLAEWAGYGGRRYPLSTHEYGDGTVDPPGYKYQRGFLLEGMLPVWHFELADAVVEKRVWMALGANTTYVRYRLVRGTEPVNLEITPLVTYRDFHALRSGQGWRPEAAAVAGGVMIRASADAVPYRLVCDGGRFAAGGVWYWNFRHREEAARGLDDRSDLYAPGVFHASLQTGESVTLVATAEAGEVVEGSAALEGARARQEELLRRAGVAHGDRVLQQLTLAADQFLVSRNTDGGAGKTVIAGYHWFNDWGRDTMISLPGLALSTGRPAEAAGILRGFARFVADGLLPNNFPDRSGAIPGYNTADASLWYVLAVRAYHEATGDDGLVDELLPALREILERHLQGTRFGIGMDPADGLLRAGQPGVQLTWMDAKVGDWVVTPRIGKPVEINALWYNALRTVAAFLAVRREVAAERYATVAERVHTSFRARFLGPDRRHLADVVDGPGGDDLTLRPNQIFAVSLPFPLLDGADAAGVVDEVGRMLLTTYGLRSLSPDNPAYRGDYGGDVARRDGAYHQGSVWAWLIGPYAEAHHRVHRDPEAALALLRSFAPHLCDAGLGTISEIFDGDPPHLPRGCIAQAWSVAEVVRVWRTLVPVGVNAV, encoded by the coding sequence GTGCGCAAGATTGGACCGGGAGCGTGTGGGACGGTGCTGGAGTCCCCGCTCGTCCGCTTTGGTCGCGAGATCTGCGGCGATCTACCGTCCGGGATCCGGCGCGAGTGGATTGTCACCAACGGCCTGGGAGGATACGCGTCCGGGACGCTTGCCGGGATCGCCACCCGCCGGTATCACGGCCTGCTCGTGGCGGCCTTGACCCCGCCCGTGGGTCGCACCGTGCTCGTCGGCGGCTTGGCGGAGTGGGCCGGATACGGTGGACGCCGCTATCCGCTGTCCACGCACGAGTACGGCGACGGGACGGTCGACCCGCCCGGTTACAAATACCAGCGGGGGTTTCTGCTCGAGGGGATGCTCCCGGTATGGCACTTCGAGCTCGCGGACGCCGTGGTGGAGAAGCGGGTGTGGATGGCGCTCGGCGCCAACACGACGTACGTCCGTTACCGCCTGGTTCGGGGCACCGAGCCCGTGAACCTCGAGATCACGCCGCTCGTGACCTACCGGGACTTTCACGCGCTGCGGTCGGGGCAAGGATGGAGGCCCGAGGCCGCCGCGGTCGCCGGTGGGGTGATGATTCGCGCCTCCGCCGATGCCGTGCCGTACCGGCTCGTCTGCGACGGCGGTCGATTCGCCGCCGGCGGCGTCTGGTATTGGAACTTCCGGCACCGTGAGGAGGCGGCGCGTGGGCTCGACGACCGATCGGACCTCTACGCCCCCGGCGTCTTTCATGCCTCCCTCCAAACGGGCGAGAGCGTTACCCTCGTCGCGACGGCAGAGGCCGGGGAGGTCGTGGAGGGCTCGGCGGCCCTTGAGGGCGCACGCGCCCGGCAGGAGGAGCTTCTGCGCCGCGCCGGCGTCGCGCACGGGGATCGTGTCCTCCAGCAACTCACCCTGGCGGCCGACCAGTTTCTCGTCAGCCGGAACACGGATGGAGGCGCCGGCAAGACGGTGATCGCCGGCTATCACTGGTTCAATGATTGGGGCCGGGACACGATGATCAGCCTGCCCGGGCTTGCCCTGTCGACCGGCCGTCCCGCAGAAGCGGCCGGGATCTTGCGTGGGTTCGCCCGGTTTGTCGCGGACGGGCTCCTGCCGAACAACTTCCCCGATCGCTCCGGCGCGATCCCCGGATACAATACCGCGGACGCCTCGCTCTGGTATGTGTTGGCCGTGCGGGCATACCATGAGGCGACCGGGGATGACGGGCTGGTCGACGAGCTGCTGCCTGCGCTCCGGGAGATCCTGGAGCGGCACCTGCAGGGCACGCGATTTGGCATCGGGATGGACCCCGCGGACGGCCTGCTCCGCGCCGGGCAACCGGGCGTCCAGCTCACCTGGATGGACGCGAAGGTTGGCGACTGGGTCGTGACCCCGCGCATCGGGAAGCCCGTGGAGATCAATGCGCTGTGGTATAACGCGCTGCGGACCGTGGCCGCGTTCTTGGCCGTGAGGCGCGAGGTCGCCGCCGAACGGTATGCGACCGTGGCCGAGCGGGTGCACACCTCATTTCGCGCCCGCTTCCTCGGGCCGGATCGACGCCACCTCGCCGACGTCGTGGACGGCCCTGGTGGCGACGACCTCACGCTGCGCCCGAACCAGATCTTTGCCGTCTCCCTCCCGTTTCCGCTGCTCGACGGCGCCGACGCCGCCGGTGTGGTCGACGAGGTCGGGCGCATGCTGCTCACCACATACGGCCTGCGCTCGCTCAGTCCCGACAACCCAGCCTATCGCGGGGACTACGGGGGCGATGTCGCCCGCCGGGACGGCGCGTATCACCAGGGCTCGGTCTGGGCGTGGCTCATCGGTCCCTACGCCGAGGCGCACCACCGCGTGCACCGGGATCCCGAGGCCGCCCTCGCCCTGCTGCGGAGTTTTGCACCCCACCTGTGCGACGCGGGCCTCGGCACCATCTCCGAGATCTTTGACGGCGACCCCCCGCATCTGCCTCGGGGGTGCATCGCCCAAGCCTGGAGCGTGGCTGAAGTGGTGCGGGTGTGGCGCACACTGGTACCCGTAGGTGTGAACGCTGTATAA
- a CDS encoding isochorismatase family protein gives MNYAPLDPKNAVILFADLQAGILERSATHDPARLRRAVAALAKLARLFEIPAILTTAAGESGEPRVTPEIAASLGALPQHVRNTTDAFIHAATRDAIAQTGKKTLLVAGVATEIIVQHSALSGAARGYQVQVVVDACGGLSPRTEDAALRRLVQAGIVTTSIASIAGQLAGDFTQAKGGQAIGILYEMASP, from the coding sequence ATGAACTACGCCCCCCTCGACCCCAAGAACGCCGTCATCCTCTTCGCCGACCTGCAGGCGGGGATTCTCGAGCGTTCTGCCACGCACGATCCGGCCCGTCTGCGCCGTGCGGTGGCCGCGCTCGCGAAGCTCGCCCGCCTCTTCGAAATCCCGGCGATTCTCACCACTGCCGCCGGGGAAAGCGGGGAGCCTCGCGTCACCCCGGAGATTGCCGCGTCGCTGGGAGCGCTGCCGCAGCACGTTCGTAATACCACCGATGCGTTCATACACGCAGCGACGCGCGATGCCATCGCGCAGACCGGCAAAAAGACGCTGCTCGTTGCCGGCGTCGCCACCGAGATCATTGTGCAGCACTCGGCGCTCTCAGGCGCGGCCCGCGGCTACCAGGTACAAGTCGTCGTCGACGCGTGTGGCGGACTCTCCCCACGCACCGAGGACGCGGCGCTCCGCCGCCTCGTGCAGGCCGGCATCGTGACAACCTCGATCGCGTCGATCGCGGGACAGCTTGCCGGGGATTTCACGCAGGCGAAGGGCGGGCAGGCGATCGGCATCCTCTACGAGATGGCGTCCCCTTAG